In Halorientalis sp. LT38, a genomic segment contains:
- a CDS encoding DUF5789 family protein: protein MAREVQLSHLDEELANADYPIDRDAAVAAFEDVTLSLADGTENLGETIADSDADAFDSVDELRSEVMALLPRHAVGEPYQSEGEG, encoded by the coding sequence ATGGCACGCGAAGTCCAACTGTCACACCTCGACGAGGAACTGGCCAACGCCGACTACCCGATCGATCGCGACGCGGCGGTCGCGGCCTTCGAGGACGTCACGCTCTCGCTGGCCGACGGGACGGAGAACCTCGGCGAGACCATCGCGGACTCGGACGCCGACGCGTTCGACTCGGTCGACGAACTCCGGAGCGAGGTGATGGCCCTCCTCCCCCGACACGCCGTGGGCGAGCCCTACCAGTCGGAGGGCGAGGGCTGA
- a CDS encoding histidine kinase N-terminal 7TM domain-containing protein: MALQYTPYTAPVFVSAVVGLAVAAFALQHRERPGAAPLAIFLLAASCWSFAEGMNLAAATLGPKIFWTRAEIAVSAVVPLAWLALVLEYTGNDEFLTRRTLGLLLVEPALLLGVLWFEPSLVQAGATLDTSGPFAVIDATLGPVYFGHLIYSYLLVLIGGGLLLRVILFAEGVYRTQSTALLIAMFLPLVGNVLYVFESLPKGVDPTNVGFLLSGVIVAGTILRGQLLEVVPVARHLARDEILENMDDRVIVLDDNHRVADVNPSAAALLDCSENTAIGRPIEAVLPPVADLLAAGDGPHLQTDLSLNRDDGVHHFSVRISPLNRAAGSVVGTLISLRDVTDERQQRQRLDVLNRLLRHNLRNEMNVVAGNAELVQRRLDDAELSDRLERIEETALGITEQSDKVGRISRTFDDDAAPTVDLADTIHTEVRDARDRYPRAEFTVELPRGLDACVDPGVAIALEELLANAVEHNDGNPEVTVAVRTDEGFVVVEIRDNGPGIEPHELDVLDEGEETALQHGSGVGLWVVYWTIEQFGGHLEFSNGERGCTVAAVLPDASADEESRADRIAEVAGVGDWFDPTETTSSADD, from the coding sequence ATGGCGCTCCAGTACACCCCCTACACCGCGCCGGTCTTCGTGTCGGCCGTGGTCGGCCTCGCCGTGGCCGCCTTCGCCCTCCAGCACCGGGAGCGGCCGGGGGCTGCGCCGCTCGCGATCTTCCTGCTCGCCGCGAGCTGCTGGTCGTTCGCCGAGGGGATGAACCTCGCCGCAGCGACGCTGGGGCCCAAGATCTTCTGGACGCGGGCCGAGATCGCCGTCTCCGCGGTAGTCCCGCTCGCGTGGCTCGCCCTGGTCCTCGAGTACACCGGCAACGACGAGTTTCTCACCCGGCGGACCCTCGGCCTGCTCCTCGTCGAGCCGGCGCTCCTCCTCGGCGTCCTCTGGTTCGAACCGAGCCTCGTGCAGGCGGGCGCGACTCTCGACACCAGCGGGCCGTTCGCCGTCATCGACGCGACGCTGGGGCCGGTCTACTTCGGCCACCTGATCTACTCGTACCTGCTCGTGCTGATCGGCGGCGGGTTGCTGTTGCGTGTCATCCTCTTCGCGGAGGGCGTCTACCGGACCCAGAGTACCGCGCTGTTGATCGCGATGTTCCTCCCGCTGGTCGGCAACGTCCTCTACGTCTTCGAGTCCCTCCCGAAGGGGGTCGACCCGACGAACGTGGGGTTCCTCTTGAGCGGAGTGATCGTCGCGGGGACGATCCTCCGCGGGCAGTTGCTGGAGGTGGTCCCGGTCGCCCGCCACCTCGCCCGCGACGAGATCCTCGAGAACATGGACGACCGCGTGATCGTCCTCGACGACAACCACCGGGTCGCCGACGTCAACCCGTCCGCCGCCGCGCTCCTCGACTGCTCCGAGAACACCGCGATCGGCCGGCCCATCGAGGCGGTCCTCCCCCCGGTGGCGGACCTGCTCGCGGCGGGCGACGGCCCACACCTGCAGACCGACCTGTCCCTCAATCGCGACGACGGCGTTCATCACTTCAGCGTCCGGATCTCGCCGCTCAACCGCGCCGCGGGCTCGGTCGTCGGGACGCTGATCAGCCTCCGGGACGTGACGGACGAGCGCCAGCAGCGCCAGCGGCTGGACGTGCTCAACCGACTGTTGCGACACAACCTCCGCAACGAGATGAACGTCGTCGCCGGCAACGCCGAACTCGTCCAGCGGCGACTCGACGACGCAGAGCTCAGCGACCGACTCGAGCGGATCGAGGAGACCGCACTTGGCATCACCGAACAGAGCGACAAGGTCGGCCGCATCTCACGGACCTTCGACGACGACGCCGCGCCGACGGTCGACCTGGCCGACACGATTCACACCGAGGTCCGCGACGCCCGCGACCGATATCCCCGCGCCGAGTTCACGGTCGAGCTTCCGCGAGGCCTCGACGCGTGCGTCGACCCCGGCGTCGCCATCGCCCTGGAGGAGTTGCTGGCGAACGCGGTCGAACACAACGACGGGAATCCGGAAGTGACCGTCGCGGTCCGCACTGACGAGGGGTTCGTCGTGGTCGAGATCAGGGACAACGGGCCGGGGATCGAGCCACACGAACTCGACGTGCTGGACGAAGGGGAGGAGACGGCGCTCCAGCACGGCAGCGGCGTCGGGCTCTGGGTCGTCTACTGGACGATCGAGCAGTTCGGTGGCCACCTCGAGTTCTCGAACGGGGAGCGTGGCTGTACCGTCGCGGCGGTGTTGCCGGACGCGTCGGCCGACGAGGAGTCGCGAGCCGACCGCATCGCGGAGGTCGCCGGTGTGGGTGACTGGTTCGACCCGACAGAGACGACCTCCTCGGCCGACGACTGA
- a CDS encoding zinc-binding dehydrogenase, with protein sequence MQAVQFSEHGDTDVIEYGDFADPDPAADEVLVDVKAAALNHLDVWTRRGLPGIDLEMPHIPGSDAAGVVTDVGADVDRFSEGDHVAVSAGVACGSCEFCRDGEPTMCVDFHIIGEHVRGVHAEQAAVPADNLVPVPEHVDWEVAGSASLVFQTAWRMLVTRADLQPGENVLVLGASGGVGHAALQIAKYVGAEVYATASSEEKLDYARELGADEVINYEAEDFDDRVRELTDGRGVDVVVDHIGAATWQQSLASLAKGGRLVTCGATTGPNPETDVNRIFWNQLEVIGSTMGTPGEVDDVLELVWEGELEPRVRDTLPMSETARAHEMLQEREGFGKVVVVPDSEL encoded by the coding sequence ATGCAGGCAGTCCAATTCTCCGAACACGGCGACACCGACGTCATCGAGTACGGCGACTTCGCGGATCCGGATCCGGCCGCCGACGAGGTCCTCGTCGACGTGAAAGCGGCGGCGCTCAACCACCTCGACGTCTGGACGCGCCGCGGCCTCCCAGGGATCGACCTGGAGATGCCCCACATCCCCGGCAGCGACGCGGCCGGCGTCGTCACCGACGTCGGTGCGGACGTCGATCGATTCAGCGAGGGCGACCACGTCGCCGTCTCGGCCGGCGTCGCCTGCGGGTCGTGTGAGTTCTGCCGCGACGGCGAGCCCACGATGTGCGTGGACTTCCACATCATCGGCGAGCACGTCCGCGGGGTCCACGCCGAGCAGGCCGCCGTCCCCGCCGACAACCTCGTTCCGGTCCCCGAGCACGTCGACTGGGAAGTCGCCGGGTCGGCCTCGCTTGTCTTCCAGACCGCCTGGCGGATGCTGGTGACCCGCGCCGACCTCCAGCCCGGCGAGAACGTGCTCGTCCTGGGCGCGAGCGGGGGCGTCGGCCACGCCGCGCTCCAGATCGCGAAGTACGTCGGCGCCGAGGTGTACGCCACGGCGAGCAGCGAGGAGAAACTCGACTACGCGCGCGAACTGGGGGCAGACGAGGTCATCAACTACGAGGCCGAGGACTTCGACGACCGGGTGCGCGAGTTGACCGATGGCCGCGGCGTCGACGTCGTCGTCGACCACATCGGGGCCGCGACCTGGCAGCAGTCGCTGGCCAGCCTCGCGAAGGGCGGCCGGCTGGTGACCTGCGGTGCGACGACGGGCCCGAACCCCGAGACGGACGTCAACCGCATCTTCTGGAACCAGCTCGAGGTGATCGGCTCGACGATGGGCACGCCGGGCGAAGTCGACGACGTGCTGGAACTGGTCTGGGAGGGCGAACTCGAACCCCGAGTCAGGGACACCCTGCCGATGAGCGAGACCGCCCGCGCCCACGAGATGCTCCAGGAGCGCGAGGGCTTCGGGAAAGTCGTCGTGGTCCCCGACAGCGAGCTGTGA
- a CDS encoding CARDB domain-containing protein, which translates to MTADIDLANVTVALLTVVTVLGLTATAAGGAVATTPGDVSAQQQVTDSGSAALWGWWDDDDDEDDDSPWWEDDSPWWEDDDDDTDDGDSGDDDSGDGDDDDTDDGDDDSSWWDDSPWWDDGDDDDSDDSDDGDSDDGDSGDNETADPAPAAFQLSGVASNSPVTEGETLTVDATVENTGNDSGTQTVDFAVDGFSDSQSVTLDAGASTTVTFEWTTQDGDAGSYTATIESANDTATTDVTVESPAPEPTPASFDVSVASTNSPVTEGEALEVTATVTNTGEQDGTQTVELASSGSTLDSQDVTLAAGASQQVTLSWTTGSGDAGSYDLTVSSANASATASVTVEAPAAPASFGVSVTGSNSPVTEGETLTVDATVENTGEQSDTQTVDLDVGGGVQDSQEVTLGAGESQTITLSWTTGSGDAGDYTATVSSADDSATTSVTVDEPAAPANFGVSADSSNSPVTAGEALDVTATITNDGEQSGTQTIELNVAGGVQDSQSVSLGAGESQTITLSWQTAEGDAGDYTATVSSDDASSQTAVTVEAATTIPSNFTTVVEDGYIQLGTGTEAYRINLTECPNGEAPSSDVQCQTATATVDSETGNFTIASEDLDFGTTVNVDVIGEIAVQMNAPNGLTGTADWESGDVTLNGELKVFASDFGSECGATTTISATTGTEGPLTGSTFNVSDRSPAAGTLVDSTYSVPAVTGCPTDYTALGLNVNDLANSQLGLPSDSGNNRLVMDLHMEYEE; encoded by the coding sequence ATGACAGCAGACATAGACCTAGCGAACGTGACGGTCGCATTGCTAACCGTCGTGACAGTGCTCGGCCTGACCGCCACCGCGGCAGGCGGCGCAGTCGCGACGACTCCGGGCGACGTTTCCGCCCAGCAACAGGTAACGGACTCCGGTTCCGCCGCCCTCTGGGGCTGGTGGGACGACGATGACGACGAGGACGACGACAGTCCCTGGTGGGAGGACGATAGCCCCTGGTGGGAGGACGATGACGACGACACCGACGACGGCGATTCCGGCGACGATGATTCCGGCGACGGTGACGACGACGACACCGACGACGGCGACGACGACAGTTCCTGGTGGGACGACAGTCCCTGGTGGGACGACGGTGACGACGATGATAGCGACGACTCCGACGACGGGGACTCCGACGACGGCGACTCTGGTGACAACGAGACAGCCGATCCCGCACCGGCTGCCTTCCAGCTTTCCGGGGTCGCCTCGAACTCGCCGGTGACCGAAGGCGAGACGCTGACGGTCGACGCGACCGTCGAGAACACCGGTAACGATTCCGGCACGCAGACGGTCGACTTCGCCGTCGACGGTTTCTCGGACAGCCAGTCGGTGACGCTCGACGCGGGCGCGTCCACCACGGTCACGTTCGAGTGGACGACCCAGGACGGCGACGCCGGCAGCTACACGGCGACGATCGAGAGCGCCAACGACACCGCGACGACCGACGTCACGGTCGAGTCGCCGGCGCCCGAGCCGACGCCGGCCAGCTTCGACGTGTCCGTCGCGAGCACCAACTCGCCGGTGACCGAGGGCGAGGCGCTCGAGGTGACTGCGACGGTCACGAACACCGGCGAACAGGACGGCACCCAGACGGTCGAACTCGCGTCGAGCGGGTCGACCCTGGATAGCCAGGACGTGACGCTCGCGGCCGGCGCGAGCCAGCAGGTCACGCTCTCGTGGACGACCGGATCGGGTGACGCCGGCTCCTACGACCTGACGGTCTCGTCCGCCAACGCGTCGGCGACGGCGTCCGTGACGGTTGAGGCGCCGGCCGCACCGGCGAGCTTCGGCGTCTCGGTCACGGGGTCGAACTCGCCGGTGACCGAAGGCGAGACGCTGACGGTCGACGCGACCGTCGAGAACACGGGCGAACAGTCCGACACGCAGACGGTCGACCTCGACGTCGGCGGCGGCGTCCAGGACAGCCAGGAGGTGACGCTCGGCGCCGGCGAGAGCCAGACCATCACGCTCTCGTGGACGACCGGGTCCGGTGACGCCGGTGACTACACCGCGACGGTGTCGAGCGCCGACGACTCGGCGACGACCTCGGTTACCGTGGACGAACCGGCCGCGCCGGCGAACTTCGGCGTGTCCGCTGACTCGAGTAACTCGCCGGTCACGGCGGGCGAGGCGCTCGACGTGACGGCGACGATCACGAACGACGGCGAACAGTCCGGCACGCAGACGATCGAACTGAACGTCGCAGGCGGCGTTCAGGACAGCCAGTCGGTGTCGCTCGGCGCCGGCGAGAGCCAGACCATCACGCTCTCGTGGCAGACGGCCGAAGGCGACGCCGGTGACTACACCGCGACGGTGTCGAGCGACGACGCAAGTTCGCAGACGGCCGTCACCGTCGAGGCGGCGACGACGATTCCGTCCAACTTCACAACGGTGGTCGAGGACGGATACATCCAGCTGGGCACCGGTACCGAGGCCTACAGGATCAACCTCACCGAGTGTCCGAACGGTGAAGCGCCGTCCTCGGACGTGCAGTGTCAAACTGCCACGGCAACGGTCGACAGCGAGACCGGGAACTTCACCATCGCATCCGAGGACCTGGACTTCGGCACCACGGTCAACGTGGATGTGATTGGGGAAATTGCCGTGCAGATGAACGCACCGAACGGTCTCACGGGAACGGCCGATTGGGAGTCCGGTGACGTGACGCTCAACGGAGAGTTGAAGGTTTTCGCTTCGGACTTCGGCAGTGAATGTGGCGCGACGACGACGATCAGCGCGACGACCGGTACCGAAGGCCCGCTCACCGGATCGACGTTCAACGTGTCGGACCGCTCTCCCGCGGCGGGGACGCTCGTCGACAGCACTTACAGTGTGCCCGCTGTGACCGGGTGTCCGACGGACTACACGGCTCTCGGTCTCAATGTCAACGACCTTGCGAACAGCCAGCTCGGCCTCCCCAGCGACTCCGGGAACAACCGACTGGTGATGGACCTGCATATGGAGTACGAGGAGTAA
- a CDS encoding MogA/MoaB family molybdenum cofactor biosynthesis protein — protein sequence MVDFQQRDTRRSVDEDSDDVVDDAGSTDEPGDEPTAQEQADDGQHDDHDHDHHAHDRESLGVAVVTVSSSRSRDNDPAGDVIEAALTDAGHEVVVRDVVRDDHDGVQDVVDAVVGRGDVDAVVTTGGTGVTPDDVTVEAVRPLLDKELPGFGELFRRLSYDEIGTKIVATRALAGVADGAIVFCLPGSENAARLGAEEIIVDQAPHLAGLAQRD from the coding sequence ATGGTCGATTTCCAGCAGCGCGACACCCGACGGTCCGTCGACGAGGATTCCGATGACGTGGTCGACGACGCGGGCTCGACGGACGAGCCGGGCGACGAACCGACCGCCCAGGAGCAAGCGGACGACGGGCAGCACGACGATCACGACCACGACCACCACGCACACGACCGCGAGTCGCTGGGCGTGGCCGTCGTGACGGTCTCCTCCTCCCGGAGCCGCGATAACGATCCAGCGGGGGACGTGATCGAGGCGGCGCTCACCGACGCGGGTCACGAGGTGGTCGTCCGGGACGTGGTCCGAGACGACCACGACGGCGTGCAGGACGTCGTCGACGCCGTCGTCGGCCGCGGAGACGTGGACGCCGTCGTCACGACCGGCGGGACCGGCGTCACGCCCGACGACGTGACCGTCGAGGCGGTCCGCCCGTTGCTCGACAAGGAGTTGCCGGGCTTTGGCGAACTGTTCAGGCGGCTCTCTTACGACGAGATCGGCACGAAAATAGTCGCGACCCGCGCGCTCGCGGGCGTCGCCGACGGTGCGATCGTCTTCTGTCTCCCCGGCTCCGAGAACGCCGCGCGACTCGGCGCCGAGGAGATAATCGTCGACCAGGCCCCGCACCTCGCGGGCCTGGCCCAGCGCGACTAG
- a CDS encoding PKD domain-containing protein: MRPGPKDTGRPESDRGRAGTLALVVMTALCVSAIPVGVAGAAGAATATGVQSTTAATGVTSNTTDGTTIAVRQGDTCYEIDPLGDGSETVEEYYDYNISAGYSSLGTTDIQENQVSNLLVYEGAEGYSLVLVHDKYRNAPHGGVASMTFTGLPSDGEWAVEDDGYEGRDDQWNHEGSRTEVDWMWYENRSDGGAFRGLTASEDTSITIEPAFNEEAAAWGEWEASGTEEDRITEWRLHTSPDDYTSLDMDESVTISREACNQAPAAELSAEPEGAAVGESVRLNASNSTDDDGIAEFAWDFDGDGTVDLKTTTPHADYTYDETGEFEATVTVSDYDNATDTATTTVTVTEDGPDDGDENDGSDGNDGDDGDESDGDDGDETDGPDDVPQASLTGPATVTVGESVALDAGDSMDGDGIQSYGWNFDGDTSVDRTTTEATVETSFDEAGAYTVTVTVTDNNGNDATAEHEIEVEQADDGDESDGDIDVGGDGPDGPIIAPIDTGADDDANESDEANGSDDANGSGVSVAAIETTSGSVNEGDAIEVTIHLDEPAEEPDNLPMTISRQDENGTESVVEETEVAVPGNGTRNVSVSRTVDQPGEYRAAVQNQTAAFSVLAAPAGGADGEPLTEQGPATAEEPAQDPGGESTEASTPAETTSGNGPGFGATAAVIGVVLGGIRLARRD; this comes from the coding sequence CACGACCATCGCCGTCCGGCAGGGCGACACCTGCTACGAAATCGACCCCCTCGGCGACGGGTCGGAGACCGTCGAGGAGTACTACGACTACAACATCAGCGCGGGCTACAGCTCGCTCGGGACGACCGACATCCAGGAGAACCAGGTGAGCAACCTCCTGGTCTACGAGGGTGCCGAGGGCTACAGTCTGGTGCTGGTCCACGACAAGTATCGGAACGCGCCCCACGGCGGGGTCGCCTCGATGACGTTCACCGGCCTCCCCAGCGACGGGGAGTGGGCCGTCGAGGACGACGGGTACGAGGGACGTGACGACCAGTGGAACCACGAGGGCTCGCGCACCGAGGTCGACTGGATGTGGTACGAGAACCGCAGCGACGGCGGCGCGTTCCGCGGACTGACCGCCAGCGAGGACACGTCGATCACGATCGAGCCCGCCTTCAACGAGGAGGCCGCCGCCTGGGGCGAGTGGGAGGCCTCCGGCACGGAAGAGGACCGCATCACCGAGTGGCGGCTCCACACCAGCCCCGACGACTACACGTCGCTCGACATGGACGAGTCGGTCACCATCAGCCGCGAGGCGTGTAACCAGGCGCCCGCCGCCGAACTGTCGGCCGAGCCCGAGGGCGCCGCGGTCGGCGAGTCGGTGCGGCTCAACGCCAGCAACTCGACCGACGACGACGGCATCGCCGAGTTCGCCTGGGACTTCGACGGTGACGGCACGGTCGACCTGAAAACCACGACGCCCCACGCCGACTACACCTACGACGAGACCGGCGAGTTCGAGGCCACCGTGACCGTCAGCGACTACGACAACGCGACCGACACCGCGACCACGACCGTGACGGTCACCGAAGACGGCCCCGACGACGGTGACGAGAACGACGGCAGTGACGGGAACGACGGCGACGACGGTGACGAGAGTGACGGCGACGACGGTGACGAGACCGACGGGCCCGACGACGTGCCCCAGGCATCCCTGACCGGTCCGGCGACGGTGACCGTCGGCGAGTCCGTCGCGCTCGACGCCGGCGACTCGATGGACGGCGACGGGATCCAGTCCTATGGCTGGAACTTCGACGGCGACACCAGCGTCGACCGGACGACGACCGAGGCGACCGTCGAGACGAGCTTCGACGAAGCGGGCGCCTACACGGTCACCGTGACGGTCACGGACAACAACGGAAACGATGCGACCGCGGAACACGAGATCGAGGTCGAGCAGGCCGACGACGGCGACGAGTCGGACGGTGACATCGACGTGGGCGGCGACGGCCCGGACGGGCCAATCATCGCCCCGATCGACACTGGCGCTGACGACGACGCCAACGAGTCGGACGAGGCGAACGGGTCGGACGACGCGAACGGGTCCGGCGTCTCGGTGGCGGCCATCGAGACGACCAGCGGGAGCGTCAACGAGGGCGACGCGATCGAGGTGACGATCCACCTCGACGAACCGGCCGAGGAGCCCGACAACCTCCCGATGACGATCAGTCGGCAGGACGAGAACGGGACCGAGAGCGTGGTCGAGGAGACCGAGGTCGCGGTCCCCGGGAACGGGACCCGGAACGTCTCCGTCTCGCGGACGGTCGATCAGCCTGGCGAGTACCGGGCCGCGGTCCAGAACCAGACCGCTGCGTTCTCCGTCCTGGCGGCGCCGGCCGGCGGTGCGGACGGCGAGCCGCTGACCGAGCAGGGCCCCGCGACGGCCGAAGAGCCGGCCCAGGACCCGGGCGGCGAGTCGACCGAGGCGTCGACGCCCGCCGAGACCACGAGCGGAAACGGCCCCGGCTTCGGCGCGACCGCCGCCGTGATCGGGGTCGTGCTCGGCGGGATTCGGCTCGCGCGTCGGGACTAG